The following are encoded in a window of Geobacter metallireducens GS-15 genomic DNA:
- a CDS encoding DUF3124 domain-containing protein, producing MTARGWLVGMVVAAAAAVCGVGNAGAEVRLAKGQTLYVPVYSHVYTGDRALPFNLAATLGVRNLDPASPITVSRVDYHDSNGRLVKRFLAGPLKIPPQGSTSFYLKERDTSGGFGAHFIVVWESAREVNEPIVESVMIGARSGQGISFVSPAREIRPQAK from the coding sequence ATGACAGCAAGAGGATGGCTTGTAGGGATGGTCGTCGCGGCGGCTGCGGCGGTCTGCGGCGTGGGAAACGCCGGCGCCGAGGTGCGGCTGGCGAAGGGGCAGACCCTCTATGTGCCGGTTTACTCCCACGTCTACACCGGTGATCGGGCGCTCCCCTTCAATCTGGCGGCCACTCTGGGGGTTCGCAACCTTGATCCGGCCAGCCCCATAACCGTAAGCCGGGTGGATTACCACGACTCCAACGGCCGCCTCGTGAAGCGTTTCCTGGCTGGTCCCCTGAAAATTCCTCCCCAGGGTTCCACCAGTTTTTACCTCAAGGAACGGGACACGAGCGGCGGTTTCGGCGCCCATTTCATCGTGGTATGGGAGTCGGCCAGGGAGGTTAATGAGCCCATTGTCGAGAGCGTCATGATCGGCGCCCGGTCGGGCCAGGGAATCTCCTTCGTGAGCCCGGCCCGGGAGATCCGGCCCCAGGCCAAATGA